A single window of Acetohalobium arabaticum DSM 5501 DNA harbors:
- the thrC gene encoding threonine synthase: MKYISTRGNYDKVDASEAIRLGMVPTGGLFVPEEIPTLSRETINSMQNSSYQEIVEKILDEFLTDYTEQELQEAVAKAYNCDNFSVEEITSLYKLDDNSHVLELWHGPTAAFKDLALQVMPYLLSQAIEKEETDKDILILVATSGDTGKAALEGFKNVDGIEIIVFYPEEGVSQVQKRQMVTTTGDNTAVVAVAGNFDDCQSSVKEIFGDQNFKEVIADKGYQLSSANSINWGRLVPQIIYYFAAYAELLNQKEIKPGEEINITVPTGNFGNILASYYAYRMGLPVNKFICASNDNKVLTDFFKTGVYDKNRDFKKTVSPSMDILISSNLERFLFEVTGHDAQKVTNWYQQLKEEGKFEVDEETKDRINEIFVGEYATEDETKETIQAVYQEHNYVIDPHTAVGVNVYNKYFNNYNDKTTTVIDATANPYKFGTTVLSAINDSVITDEMTEFDILEELNEETGVEIHSGLEGLANQEIKHELKCKVDGIRDIIQQVL; this comes from the coding sequence ATGAAGTATATCAGTACTAGAGGTAATTATGATAAGGTAGATGCTTCGGAAGCGATAAGGTTAGGAATGGTACCTACTGGAGGTTTATTTGTCCCCGAAGAGATACCTACATTAAGTAGAGAGACAATTAATTCTATGCAGAATAGTTCGTATCAGGAGATTGTAGAGAAGATTTTGGATGAGTTTTTGACTGATTATACAGAGCAAGAATTACAGGAAGCAGTTGCTAAGGCCTACAATTGTGATAACTTTTCTGTTGAAGAGATAACTTCGCTATATAAATTAGATGATAACAGCCATGTTCTTGAATTATGGCATGGTCCAACAGCAGCATTTAAGGATTTAGCATTACAGGTTATGCCTTATTTATTAAGCCAGGCTATAGAAAAGGAAGAGACGGATAAGGATATTCTAATTTTAGTAGCTACTTCTGGTGATACAGGTAAGGCTGCTCTGGAAGGTTTTAAGAATGTGGATGGAATTGAGATTATTGTTTTCTATCCTGAAGAGGGAGTAAGTCAAGTTCAAAAGAGACAGATGGTAACTACCACAGGAGATAATACTGCTGTGGTAGCAGTAGCCGGTAATTTTGATGACTGTCAGAGTAGTGTTAAAGAGATTTTTGGAGACCAAAACTTCAAAGAAGTTATTGCTGACAAAGGATATCAGCTTTCTTCGGCTAATTCAATTAATTGGGGTAGGTTAGTGCCGCAGATTATCTATTACTTTGCTGCTTATGCTGAATTACTTAATCAAAAAGAGATTAAACCGGGAGAAGAGATTAATATTACTGTGCCTACCGGTAACTTTGGAAATATTTTAGCCAGTTATTATGCTTATCGAATGGGATTGCCGGTTAATAAATTCATTTGTGCTTCTAATGATAATAAGGTATTGACTGATTTCTTTAAAACAGGTGTTTATGATAAAAATCGCGACTTTAAGAAAACAGTTAGTCCTTCTATGGATATTCTTATCTCTTCTAATTTAGAACGGTTCTTATTTGAAGTGACCGGTCATGATGCCCAGAAGGTAACTAACTGGTATCAACAGTTAAAAGAGGAAGGAAAGTTTGAAGTAGATGAAGAGACAAAAGATAGAATTAATGAAATCTTTGTTGGTGAGTATGCTACTGAAGATGAGACTAAGGAAACTATTCAAGCTGTCTATCAGGAGCATAATTATGTAATAGATCCTCATACTGCAGTAGGAGTTAATGTATATAATAAGTATTTTAATAACTATAACGATAAAACAACAACGGTAATTGATGCTACAGCCAATCCATATAAATTTGGGACTACCGTTTTAAGTGCCATCAATGATTCTGTAATTACGGATGAAATGACTGAATTTGATATTTTAGAGGAATTAAATGAGGAAACTGGAGTTGAAATTCATTCTGGTTTAGAGGGATTAGCTAATCAAGAAATTAAACATGAACTTAAATGTAAAGTAGATGGAATTAGAGATATTATTCAACAGGTTCTGTAA
- the glgP gene encoding alpha-glucan family phosphorylase: protein MQNKPNIAYFCMEYGLDEELPIYSGGLGVLAGDYLKAAADLDLPVIGLGILWEQDYTQQYIGEDGRPYDTFPTFDFDFLTDTGITVTVNIEGEEVDCKVRLVDKYDNAPLYLLDTNFPESEHGWITSKLYGGDDKDRLAQEMVLGIGGVRALRKLDIDVDKYHFNEGHAVLAGVELIREKMEAGMSFDEAKEATREEIVFTTHTPVRAGNEIHEHRLLQHMKAYNSLNYKQMKEIGDNPFNMTVAGLRLSSITNGVSDLHQETTKEMWKDVDDKAPIIGITNGVHAKTWQDERIKNAYEAGEDLWQPHYELKQELVDYVKEVDGANLNPDSLIIGFARRTAPYKRSELIFRDADAIDPLLREGKIQLVFSGKAHPNDDTGKDIVQNLVQMEQKYTDSVVFLENYDMDIARKMVRGSDVWLNNPRRPLEASGTSGMKAAMNGVLNLSVVDGWLAEGPEHGVSGWLIDEVLHEEYNHLSEDEQDLRALHQIIYDEVIPTYYENHEEWKKMMQASIDMSHEQFSAQRMVKEYYDRLYNITSKERDKDFEAIEVITESIEEVHFPQHEM, encoded by the coding sequence TTGCAGAACAAACCAAATATCGCCTACTTCTGTATGGAATATGGTCTTGATGAAGAATTACCGATCTATTCCGGCGGCTTAGGTGTCTTAGCCGGTGATTATCTTAAAGCTGCTGCTGACTTAGACTTACCAGTAATCGGACTCGGTATCCTCTGGGAACAGGATTATACCCAGCAATATATCGGTGAAGATGGTAGACCTTATGATACCTTTCCTACATTTGATTTTGATTTCTTAACCGATACCGGTATTACTGTAACAGTTAATATCGAAGGAGAAGAGGTTGACTGTAAAGTAAGATTAGTAGACAAATACGATAATGCTCCACTCTATTTACTGGATACTAATTTTCCTGAAAGTGAACACGGCTGGATTACTAGTAAATTATACGGTGGTGATGACAAGGACCGCTTAGCCCAGGAAATGGTACTAGGAATTGGCGGGGTAAGAGCCTTACGCAAGCTTGATATTGATGTTGATAAGTATCACTTCAATGAAGGCCATGCCGTTTTAGCAGGTGTTGAATTAATCAGAGAAAAAATGGAAGCAGGTATGTCCTTTGATGAAGCTAAGGAAGCTACTCGAGAAGAAATTGTCTTTACCACTCATACTCCTGTCAGAGCAGGAAATGAGATTCATGAACATCGCCTTCTACAGCATATGAAGGCTTATAACAGCCTCAATTATAAACAGATGAAAGAAATCGGTGATAATCCATTTAACATGACAGTAGCCGGCCTCAGACTCTCTTCAATTACCAATGGAGTCTCCGATCTTCACCAGGAAACAACTAAAGAAATGTGGAAGGATGTGGATGATAAAGCACCGATTATCGGAATCACTAATGGAGTCCATGCCAAAACCTGGCAGGATGAACGGATAAAGAATGCCTATGAAGCCGGAGAAGATCTCTGGCAGCCGCATTATGAACTGAAACAAGAATTAGTCGATTATGTTAAAGAGGTCGACGGAGCTAATTTAAATCCTGATTCACTAATTATTGGATTTGCGCGGCGAACCGCTCCCTATAAGCGAAGCGAATTGATCTTTAGAGATGCAGATGCTATTGATCCGCTTCTGCGTGAAGGAAAGATCCAACTAGTCTTCTCCGGTAAAGCACATCCTAATGATGATACCGGCAAAGATATTGTCCAAAACTTAGTTCAGATGGAACAGAAATATACAGACAGCGTAGTCTTTTTAGAAAATTACGATATGGATATTGCCCGCAAAATGGTAAGGGGGTCCGATGTCTGGCTTAATAATCCTCGCCGTCCTTTAGAAGCCAGCGGTACTTCCGGCATGAAGGCAGCTATGAATGGAGTATTAAACTTAAGTGTAGTTGACGGCTGGTTAGCAGAAGGACCAGAACACGGCGTTAGCGGCTGGTTAATCGATGAAGTACTCCATGAAGAGTATAATCATTTAAGCGAAGATGAACAGGACTTAAGAGCTTTACACCAGATTATATATGATGAAGTAATCCCCACCTACTACGAAAACCATGAAGAATGGAAAAAAATGATGCAGGCCAGTATCGATATGTCTCACGAACAATTTTCAGCCCAGAGAATGGTTAAAGAGTATTATGATCGACTGTATAATATAACATCTAAAGAAAGAGATAAAGACTTCGAAGCAATTGAAGTAATCACTGAATCTATCGAAGAAGTTCATTTTCCACAACATGAAATGTAA
- a CDS encoding heavy metal translocating P-type ATPase, which produces MANTYKAVAGLKKEFLLQGLGCANCASKMEHRINELDNVKTAELNFTVQKLIITVEDESELDETIEAAEEIIHDLEPEVEVKEAEEEKDSESIMDNAEIKRKGLRITVGSFFFIAALIAPVSFNFKLVLFITAYLTIGGGVLKRAVRNISKGQFFDENFLMALATTGAFAIQEFPEAVSVMLFYQLGELLQNIAVDRSRRSIKDLMDIKAEYANLKTETGVKEVDPAEVNIGDRIIIKPGERVPLDGKVISGEAQMDTSALTGESAPRKVESGEDILSGFINKTGVLTVEVKKELQESMITRILDLVENASAKKAPTEKFITKFARYYTPAVVFVALALATLPPLLLTDALFADWIYRALVFLVISCPCALLISIPLGFFGGIGAASKRGILVKGGNYLEALNNLDRVIFDKTGTLTEGNFEVDEVIAAKGYTKQEVLDLAAKVEVHSNHPIAQSILAASSKDINAEDIEGYEELSGQGIKAKIAGEEVLVGNEKLLSKLALESNRYKSEDKTVVNVVVEEDYIGSILIADQIKSDAKEAIAELKELGIKEVVMLTGDNKIVAERIVDKLGLDSYQAELLPNEKVKKTERLLAQSSNDGKLAFVGDGINDAPVLARADVGVAMGGLGSDAAIEAADIVLMTDEPAKLGEALEVASDTKRIVWQNIILTLGIKGIVMALGAVGMATMWEAVFADVGVALLAVLNSLRIIKSKK; this is translated from the coding sequence ATGGCTAATACTTATAAGGCTGTAGCTGGATTAAAAAAGGAATTCCTTTTACAGGGGCTTGGCTGTGCTAATTGTGCCAGTAAGATGGAGCATCGTATAAATGAACTGGATAATGTTAAAACAGCTGAACTTAATTTTACGGTCCAAAAGTTAATTATTACAGTAGAGGATGAGAGTGAACTTGATGAAACTATTGAGGCTGCCGAAGAAATCATTCATGATTTAGAACCAGAGGTTGAAGTAAAGGAAGCTGAAGAAGAGAAGGACTCAGAAAGTATTATGGATAATGCAGAAATTAAACGGAAAGGACTGCGAATAACTGTTGGAAGTTTCTTCTTTATAGCTGCTCTTATAGCTCCAGTTTCATTTAATTTTAAGTTAGTTTTATTTATAACTGCTTACCTGACTATAGGTGGAGGTGTTCTCAAGCGGGCGGTAAGAAATATTAGCAAGGGCCAATTCTTTGATGAGAATTTTTTGATGGCACTGGCTACTACTGGTGCTTTTGCTATTCAGGAATTTCCAGAAGCAGTTTCAGTAATGTTATTTTATCAATTAGGCGAGTTACTCCAGAATATTGCTGTTGATAGATCGCGGCGTTCAATTAAGGATTTGATGGATATTAAAGCAGAGTATGCCAATCTAAAGACGGAGACTGGAGTTAAAGAAGTTGACCCGGCTGAAGTGAATATTGGAGATAGAATAATTATTAAACCTGGTGAAAGGGTTCCACTGGATGGTAAAGTTATTTCAGGAGAAGCCCAGATGGATACTTCGGCTTTAACCGGTGAGTCAGCACCTCGGAAAGTAGAATCTGGCGAAGATATTTTAAGCGGTTTTATCAATAAAACAGGGGTATTGACAGTTGAAGTAAAAAAAGAATTACAGGAGTCTATGATAACTAGAATTCTGGATTTAGTTGAGAATGCCAGTGCTAAAAAAGCACCGACTGAGAAGTTTATTACTAAGTTTGCTCGCTACTATACACCTGCTGTTGTCTTTGTAGCTTTGGCCTTGGCTACTCTACCACCGCTATTATTAACAGATGCTCTTTTTGCTGATTGGATTTATCGGGCCTTAGTCTTTTTAGTTATTTCCTGTCCCTGTGCATTATTAATCTCAATTCCGTTAGGATTTTTCGGCGGGATAGGAGCTGCTTCTAAAAGAGGGATTTTGGTTAAAGGAGGAAATTATCTTGAGGCTTTGAATAATCTTGATAGAGTTATCTTTGATAAGACCGGTACTTTAACTGAAGGTAACTTTGAAGTTGATGAAGTTATAGCGGCTAAAGGTTATACAAAGCAGGAAGTTTTAGATTTAGCGGCTAAAGTAGAAGTCCATTCTAACCATCCTATTGCTCAATCAATTCTTGCTGCTTCTTCGAAAGATATCAATGCTGAGGATATAGAAGGATATGAAGAGCTCTCTGGACAGGGGATTAAGGCTAAGATAGCAGGTGAAGAAGTATTAGTAGGAAATGAAAAGTTGTTGTCCAAGTTAGCTTTAGAAAGTAACAGATATAAGTCAGAAGATAAGACAGTAGTTAATGTAGTAGTTGAAGAAGATTATATCGGATCTATTTTAATTGCTGATCAGATTAAGTCTGATGCTAAAGAAGCTATTGCTGAATTAAAAGAGTTGGGAATTAAAGAAGTAGTAATGTTGACTGGAGATAATAAAATCGTAGCTGAGAGGATAGTCGATAAATTAGGGCTGGATAGCTATCAGGCGGAGTTATTACCGAATGAAAAAGTGAAAAAAACAGAAAGACTCCTTGCTCAAAGCAGTAATGATGGTAAGTTAGCTTTTGTGGGAGATGGAATCAATGATGCTCCTGTATTGGCAAGAGCAGATGTAGGAGTGGCTATGGGAGGCCTAGGATCTGATGCTGCTATTGAAGCTGCTGATATAGTGTTAATGACTGATGAACCTGCTAAATTAGGAGAAGCTCTAGAAGTGGCTAGTGATACTAAAAGAATAGTCTGGCAGAATATTATCTTAACTTTAGGTATTAAAGGAATTGTAATGGCTTTAGGAGCTGTAGGGATGGCTACAATGTGGGAAGCGGTCTTTGCTGATGTAGGTGTTGCTTTATTAGCGGTATTGAATTCCCTTCGAATTATTAAAAGTAAGAAGTAA
- a CDS encoding cold-shock protein → MTVDESVAVDSDTGSRTGKVKWFDTKKGYGFIEQEDGDDIFVHYTAIQEEGFKDLEEEQQVSFEVVESDKGLQAENVTKV, encoded by the coding sequence ATTACTGTAGATGAATCTGTTGCTGTAGATTCTGATACTGGATCTAGAACTGGAAAGGTAAAGTGGTTCGATACTAAAAAAGGTTATGGTTTTATTGAACAAGAAGATGGAGATGACATCTTCGTTCACTATACTGCTATCCAGGAAGAAGGTTTTAAGGACTTAGAGGAAGAACAGCAGGTAAGCTTTGAAGTTGTAGAAAGTGATAAAGGTTTACAAGCTGAAAATGTAACTAAAGTATAA
- a CDS encoding S1C family serine protease — MWNNIAVSRKSLIKYLAVIMIGIVVSGGLFIGLSTGQAFAQNEADSTQNVYKSNFFADIASKVDAAVVRINVKVEIDSEKLKENYPFFNDPYFKKFFEQQIPFEGEGNPKFRQGFGTGFIISQDGYILTNEHVIHGAEEVTVKLSDRKEPIKAEVVGTDFSLDLAVLKINVNDKLPAVKLGNSDNIKPGDWTVAIGNPYGLNHTVTVGVISALGRPLRIRQGKKPRVYKNMIQTDAAINPGNSGGPLLNREGQVIGINTAINAQAQGIGFAIPINEAKRVLSDLKQHGKVIRPWMGVYMQPITEEMTEYFNLESTEGALIADIISDSPADKAGLKAGDVIVEINEIAVENPEDVVKLVEKAEVGDKMVLRVLREGYKRFVSVTLDERPKEY, encoded by the coding sequence ATGTGGAATAACATAGCAGTTTCTCGGAAAAGTTTAATTAAGTATCTTGCTGTTATTATGATTGGGATCGTAGTAAGTGGAGGTTTATTTATAGGTTTAAGTACTGGTCAGGCTTTTGCTCAAAATGAAGCCGATTCAACTCAGAATGTTTATAAAAGTAATTTCTTTGCTGATATAGCTTCTAAGGTTGATGCAGCAGTGGTTAGGATTAATGTTAAAGTTGAAATAGATTCAGAAAAATTAAAAGAAAATTATCCATTCTTCAATGATCCTTACTTTAAGAAGTTTTTTGAACAGCAGATTCCTTTTGAAGGGGAGGGAAATCCTAAATTTAGACAGGGATTTGGGACCGGATTTATTATTAGCCAAGATGGATACATATTAACCAATGAACATGTTATTCATGGTGCCGAGGAAGTAACAGTTAAGCTGTCAGATAGAAAGGAACCAATTAAGGCAGAGGTAGTTGGAACTGATTTTAGTCTTGATCTGGCTGTATTAAAGATTAATGTTAATGACAAACTGCCGGCAGTCAAGTTAGGCAACTCAGATAATATTAAACCAGGAGACTGGACTGTAGCTATTGGTAATCCTTATGGGTTGAATCATACAGTTACTGTAGGGGTGATCAGTGCTCTGGGCCGTCCACTTCGCATTAGACAGGGAAAGAAGCCTAGAGTCTATAAGAATATGATTCAGACAGATGCGGCGATAAATCCTGGTAATAGTGGCGGACCTTTATTAAATAGAGAAGGCCAAGTTATTGGAATTAATACTGCTATTAATGCTCAGGCACAGGGGATTGGGTTTGCTATTCCAATCAATGAAGCTAAAAGAGTTTTAAGTGATCTAAAACAACACGGTAAGGTGATCCGCCCCTGGATGGGGGTCTATATGCAGCCGATAACTGAAGAGATGACTGAATACTTCAATTTAGAAAGTACTGAAGGGGCTTTAATTGCTGATATAATTTCGGATAGTCCAGCCGATAAAGCCGGTTTGAAGGCTGGAGATGTTATTGTGGAAATAAATGAAATAGCAGTAGAAAATCCTGAAGATGTAGTTAAATTAGTAGAAAAAGCTGAAGTAGGAGATAAGATGGTACTTAGGGTTTTAAGGGAAGGATATAAGCGATTCGTAAGTGTAACTTTAGATGAAAGACCTAAAGAGTATTAA
- a CDS encoding cyclodeaminase/cyclohydrolase family protein, which yields MIEEEKIGKFLDDFASDKHTPGGGSAAALSGALGAASTCMVASLTVGKDDYADVKEKMEELIADTTELKDDYLELVDKDMEVFNDFMEALKLPKETEEEKEKRAEALKEASIEATEVPFAMAKKSLEVLKQALIAAKKGNIQAVSDAGVGAIEAWAALEAAELNVNINLASMNNEEYVAKKRQEMKELKEEAKELKEEVLEITNEKIG from the coding sequence ATGATTGAAGAAGAAAAGATTGGTAAGTTTCTTGATGATTTTGCATCTGACAAGCATACACCTGGCGGGGGAAGTGCTGCTGCTTTGAGCGGTGCTTTAGGTGCTGCTTCTACTTGTATGGTAGCTTCTTTGACAGTAGGAAAAGATGATTATGCTGATGTTAAAGAGAAAATGGAAGAGTTGATTGCTGATACTACAGAACTGAAAGATGACTATCTTGAGTTAGTGGACAAAGATATGGAAGTATTCAATGATTTTATGGAAGCTTTGAAGCTGCCCAAGGAAACAGAAGAAGAGAAAGAAAAGAGAGCAGAAGCCTTAAAAGAAGCCTCAATCGAAGCCACGGAAGTTCCCTTTGCTATGGCCAAGAAGAGTTTAGAAGTTTTAAAACAGGCTTTAATTGCTGCCAAGAAAGGAAATATACAGGCAGTCAGTGATGCTGGAGTAGGGGCTATTGAAGCCTGGGCTGCTCTAGAAGCTGCTGAACTGAATGTCAATATCAATTTAGCTTCAATGAATAATGAGGAGTATGTAGCTAAGAAGCGTCAAGAGATGAAGGAATTAAAGGAAGAAGCTAAGGAATTAAAAGAGGAAGTATTAGAAATTACAAATGAAAAGATAGGTTAA
- a CDS encoding cell wall hydrolase encodes MHKFKFKLPLIIGLIGILIFSSVGIALGSVVHRVSPGENLWTIARWYNTTVNQIKTANNYWSNRITVGQQLVIPGNFKTHRVKPGDSLHKIAHRFSVSINQLRIHNGIWHNIIRSGDILTIPSSTEAKNSYAANTVPNYISDKEFDLLSRLVQAEALGESFEGKVAVAAVVLNRVEDSKFPNTISKVIYQPLAFEPVMNGRIYHPANNESIKAVEAALNGWDPTNNSLYFYNPAKVYSPYNWIWSRSITTRIDNHVFAL; translated from the coding sequence ATGCATAAATTCAAATTTAAGCTCCCACTTATAATTGGTTTGATAGGCATTCTAATTTTCAGTTCTGTTGGAATTGCTTTAGGTTCAGTAGTACACAGAGTCAGTCCCGGAGAAAATCTATGGACAATTGCTAGGTGGTATAACACAACTGTTAATCAGATTAAAACCGCAAATAATTATTGGTCAAATAGGATTACTGTCGGTCAACAGCTAGTTATCCCTGGTAACTTCAAGACTCATAGGGTTAAACCAGGAGATAGCTTGCATAAAATTGCTCACCGTTTTAGTGTGTCAATTAACCAATTAAGAATCCATAACGGAATCTGGCATAACATTATCCGTTCGGGAGACATATTGACGATTCCATCGTCGACAGAGGCTAAAAATAGTTATGCAGCTAACACAGTTCCAAATTATATTTCAGATAAAGAATTCGACTTATTATCCCGTCTAGTACAGGCTGAAGCATTAGGTGAAAGCTTCGAAGGTAAGGTAGCTGTAGCAGCAGTAGTATTAAACCGAGTTGAAGATTCCAAATTTCCTAACACTATTTCCAAAGTAATCTATCAACCATTAGCATTTGAACCGGTTATGAATGGCAGAATCTATCATCCAGCCAATAATGAATCGATTAAAGCAGTTGAAGCTGCACTAAACGGCTGGGATCCAACAAATAATTCACTTTACTTCTACAATCCAGCAAAAGTTTACTCACCTTATAACTGGATCTGGAGCCGATCTATAACAACAAGAATAGATAATCACGTCTTTGCTTTATAA
- a CDS encoding stage V sporulation T C-terminal domain-containing protein: MRATGIVRKIDNLGRVVIPKEIRKEMKINNGNTLEIFVDQDDSVILKKYSPVDELDQVQDYVNTLVETTECDVMITDTDKVIAGSEELERYERRPVGAVIKETMENRNTEIIEEGTKGDICEDYEHNEEKVGSILIAPVMKQGDVLGAVILSSQDQSLGDYEVKIAETTAKILSKQLGL; encoded by the coding sequence ATGAGAGCAACGGGAATAGTAAGAAAGATAGATAATTTAGGTAGAGTTGTTATTCCTAAAGAAATACGCAAGGAAATGAAGATTAATAATGGTAATACCTTAGAGATATTTGTAGATCAAGATGATAGTGTTATTTTAAAGAAGTATAGTCCAGTAGATGAATTAGATCAGGTGCAGGATTATGTAAATACTTTAGTAGAGACAACTGAATGTGATGTTATGATTACTGATACAGATAAAGTAATAGCCGGTTCTGAAGAGTTAGAACGGTATGAAAGAAGGCCGGTTGGAGCTGTTATAAAAGAAACAATGGAGAATCGGAATACAGAGATAATTGAAGAAGGTACAAAAGGAGATATATGTGAAGACTATGAACATAATGAAGAGAAAGTAGGATCAATTTTGATTGCTCCGGTTATGAAGCAGGGGGATGTTTTAGGAGCTGTAATTTTATCTTCTCAAGATCAAAGCTTAGGAGATTATGAGGTGAAGATTGCAGAAACAACAGCTAAGATACTTAGTAAACAGCTTGGTTTGTAA
- a CDS encoding ArsR/SmtB family transcription factor: protein MPENDKCLSCEVYKIHEENIKLLQDEELPEDIILKLAETFKVLGDPTRIKIINALSNVELCVCDISEHLEMSSSAVSHQLRVLRNLNLVKYRKEGRTVYYSLDDDHILQLFSQCLEHVLEKEDIDKS, encoded by the coding sequence ATGCCAGAAAATGATAAATGTCTCAGCTGTGAAGTATATAAGATACACGAGGAGAATATTAAGTTATTACAGGATGAGGAATTACCGGAAGATATTATCCTAAAACTGGCTGAAACTTTTAAAGTTTTAGGAGATCCAACCCGAATTAAGATTATTAATGCTTTAAGTAATGTGGAGTTATGTGTCTGTGATATATCAGAGCATTTAGAAATGAGTTCTTCTGCTGTTTCTCATCAACTTCGGGTGCTAAGGAATCTTAATCTGGTTAAGTATCGTAAAGAGGGTAGAACAGTCTATTATTCTCTTGATGATGACCATATTTTACAGCTATTCAGTCAATGTCTGGAGCATGTATTAGAAAAAGAGGATATAGATAAATCATAG
- a CDS encoding DMT family transporter, which produces MTQTFFFIFAVIAGTAMAIQGSLNSVLGKVIGFWEATFVVHIIATSLVAVIIFIFSLNKGDFGNLMETPWYTYIGGILNVIILYGVVVTIPKLGVANATTLIIVGQVTTAVIIDHFGFWGLEAVPFQWTKLIGVGLLALGARILLNTG; this is translated from the coding sequence ATGACTCAAACTTTTTTCTTTATATTTGCGGTAATCGCTGGGACGGCAATGGCTATTCAGGGTTCATTAAATTCGGTATTAGGTAAAGTAATTGGCTTTTGGGAGGCAACTTTTGTTGTTCATATTATAGCAACTTCATTGGTGGCAGTTATTATTTTTATTTTTAGCTTAAATAAAGGGGATTTCGGTAATCTAATGGAAACTCCCTGGTATACCTATATAGGAGGAATTTTGAATGTTATAATTCTATATGGAGTAGTAGTTACTATTCCTAAGTTAGGAGTAGCAAATGCTACTACTTTAATTATTGTTGGACAAGTAACAACAGCAGTGATTATTGACCACTTCGGTTTTTGGGGACTAGAAGCTGTACCCTTTCAATGGACGAAATTAATTGGAGTAGGTTTACTGGCTTTAGGAGCTAGAATTCTTTTAAATACAGGATAA
- the trxA gene encoding thioredoxin — MVEESTVKLTEENFKNEVMKSDKKVLVDFWAPWCGPCKQVSPIVEELGEEHEEVKIGKVNVDENQNLAAEYGIMSIPTLIVFEDGEILNKQVGAASKERLESLIK; from the coding sequence ATGGTTGAAGAAAGTACGGTTAAGCTAACAGAGGAAAATTTTAAGAATGAAGTAATGAAGTCTGATAAGAAAGTATTGGTTGATTTTTGGGCGCCTTGGTGTGGGCCTTGTAAACAGGTTAGTCCAATTGTAGAAGAATTAGGAGAAGAGCATGAAGAAGTTAAAATAGGAAAGGTTAATGTGGATGAGAATCAGAATTTAGCAGCAGAATATGGTATTATGAGTATTCCAACTTTAATTGTATTTGAAGATGGTGAGATTCTTAATAAGCAGGTAGGAGCGGCTTCTAAAGAGAGATTAGAGAGTTTAATTAAATAA